The following nucleotide sequence is from Streptomyces brevispora.
CAGTCCGCCGAGCCCGAAAGTGAAGCCGAGCGGCGGGCTGCCGGCGAACACGTCGTCGGGGACCGGCCGCAGGACGTGCCGCGAGAAGGTGTCGGCTATGGCCAGGACATCGCGGTGCAGGTGCATGCAGCCCTTGGGGCGGCCGGTGGTCCCCGAGGTGAACGCGATCAGCGCGACATCGTCCGACGCGGTGTCCACGGCCGGGTAGGGGCCCGGTCTGGCGGCGGCCAGCCGGAGCAGGTCGTCCGGGGCGTCGCCACCGTACGCGGTGATCCGCAGCCCCGGCACCTGAGCCTTCGCCAGGTCGTCGACCGAGCGGACGTCGCACAACGCGTGGCTGACCCGGGCGATCGAGCAGATCGTGGCGAGTTCGGCGGCCCGCTGCTGCGCCAGTACGGTGACGGCGATCGCACCGGCCTTCAGCACCGCCAGCCAGCAGGCGGCGAGATGGGGCGTGGTGGGGCCGCGCAGCAGCACGCGGTTGCCGGGAACGACCCCCAGGTCCGAGGTGAGGACATGCGCGATCCGGTCGACCCGGTCCCGCAGCTCCCCGTAGCCGATCACCTTGCCGTCCGGTGTGCGGAAGGCGGGGCGGTCGGGCCCCAAGCGGTCCGCCGTACGGTCCAGGAGCTCGACGGCGCAGTTCAGCCGGTCCGGATAGTGCAGCTCCGGCAGGTCGAAGACCAGTTCCGGCCACTGGTCGGCGGGTGGCAGATGCTCCCGGGCAAAGCTGTCGATGTGCGCTGAGGTCTTCGGGTCCATGACGGATCGCCCCCTTGTCGCCTCTGGAGCGTATCGTTTGGGTGACGGTAGTCAACGGTCCGCGATAAAACGGAATGCCGAGGCAAGGCGCGACAGTCCGAGGCAAGGCGCGACAGAGGGCATGCACAGAGCTCTCGCCAGAAGGCCTGCACAGGGCTCGTGACAGAACGGCATGCGTAGTGCTTCCGACGGGACCCCGACAAGAGAGGCGCCGGTATGACGGCATTCGCGCTCGATCCGTCCCAGACCGCCTGGTGCGAGGAGCTGCGCACCCTGGCCGAGCAGCGCCTGCGCCCGCTCGCGGAGAAGGGTGAGCCCGGTCACGTCAACCGGCCGCTGGTCGCCGCCCTCGGTGAACTCGGCCTGCTGGAACGGCTGCTGGACTCCGGCGCCCTCGATCTCTGCCTGCTGCGCGAATCCCTCGCCCGGGGCTGCACGGAGGCCGAGACCGCCCTGGCGCTCCAGGGGCTCGGTACTTACCCCGTGATCCAGGCGGGTACTCCCGCCCACCGCGAGCGCTGGCTTCCCGAGGTCCGCGCGGGCCGTGCCGTCGCCGCCTTCGCGCTCAGCGAGCCGGGGGCGGGGTCGGACGCGGCGGCCCTCGCGCTCGACGCCGCGCACACCCCGGACGGCTGGCGGCTGACCGGCGAGAAGTGCTGGATCTCGAACGCCCCAGAGGCCGACTTCTACACCGTCTTCGCCCGCACGACGCACGGCGCCGGGGCCCGCGGCGTCACCGCGTTCCTGGTCCCCGCCGACCGGCCCGGGCTGACCGGCAGCTCCCTCGACATGCTCTCGCCGCACCCCATCGGCGCCCTCGCCTTCGACGGTGTGCCGGTCACCCACGACGACGTGCTCGGCGAACCGGACCGGGGCTTCCGGGTCGCCATGAACACCCTCAACCTGTTCCGGCCCAGCGTCGGCGCCTTCGCCGTCGGCATGGCCCGCGCCGCGCTCGACGCCACCGTCGTACACACCGAGGAGCGCACCGCGTTCGGCGGCCCGCTCAGGGAACTGCAGGCCGTCGCCCATCAGGTCGCCGAGATGGCCACCCGCACCGAGGCCGCCCGGCTGCTGGTGTACGCGGCCGCCGCCGCGTACGACGCGGGAGAGCCGGGCGTGCCGCGCCGGGCCGCCATGGCGAAACTGTTCGCGACCGAGACCGCGCAGTACGTCGTGGACACGGCCGTCCAACTGCACGGGGCCCGCGCCCTGCGCCGCGGCCATCTGCTCGAACACCTCTACCGGGAGGTCCGCGCCCCGCGGATCTACGAGGGCGCCAGCGAGGTGCAGCGCACCATCATCGCCAAGGAGCTGTACGCGAACCGGGAGCCGTCCGCATGAGCCCGATCCACCGGATCAACCCCGCCGAACTCTCGCCGCCCGCGGGTTTCTCGCACGCGGTCACCGCCACCGGGAGCCAACTGGTCTTCCTGGCCGGGCAGACCGCCCTCGACCAGCGGGGCGACATCATCGGGAGCACCCTGCCCGAGCAGTTCGCCACCGCCCTCACCAACCTGCTCACCGCCCTGCGCGCGGCGGGCGGCGCCCCGGCGGACCTGGCCCGGGTCACGGTCTACGCCACCGATGTGGCCGACTACCGGGCGAACGCCGCCGAACTGGGCCGGATCTGGCGGCGGTTGGCGGGCCGCGACTACCCCGCGATGGCAGTGATCGGCGCCGCGCGGCTCTGGGACGAGCAGGCACTCGTCGAGATCGACGGGGTGGCGGTGCTGCCCTGAACGAGCCGGACACCACGAACGCCCCGCGCGGACCGGACACCACGAACGCCCCGCGCGGACCGGACACCACGAACGCCCCGCGCGGACCGGACACCACGAACGCCTCGGACCGACCCGGGAATCAGGGCCCGTCCGAGGCGTTCAGGACATTCTGGGTGTTCGTCGTGTCGGATCAATGCGGTGCGGCCGCAACTGTGTTGGAGGTGGGACCGGCGGCCGCCCGTCGGGTCAGTACGGCTGCACCAGCACGTGCGCCGCGCCCGGAATGCCGACCTTGAGCAGCTCGTCCTCCTCGGGCGTGGTCTCCCCACCCGTCTCCTGCTTGAGCACGGCACGCGACATGGCCTGCACCCACATGGCGCGAGGACGGCGGCGGTTCTCCCAGACGTCGAGCGCGGTCGCGACGTCCGGCTCGGCGTCCAGCGACTCGGCGAGCACCAGCGCGTCCTCCACGGCCATCGCCGCACCTTGAGCGATGTGCGGGGTGCTCGCGTGCGCGGCGTCACCGGCCAGGACGACCCGGCCGACGTGCCACGGCTCCTCGACGGTCACCTGGGAGATCCGCGAATACACGATGTCCTCGGGTCCGGTGACCGTGGCGAGTGCCTCGGCGACCGGACCGGAGAACATCGGCAGCCGCTCCTTGAGCTGCTCATGGGCCTTCTCCGGATCGGGCCGGAAGTCTTCGGCCTCGGCGAACACCGAGCCCAGGTACATCAGTTCGTCGGTGATCGGGGTGAGCAGCGCCTTGGCGTCCTGGCCCGCGGTGCTCATCACGACACCCCGCACCTGCTCCTGACGGGGCATGCTGACGCGCCAGTTGGCGAAGCCGGTGTACTGGGGGGCGTAGCGATCGCCGTACAGCCGGGTGCGCAGCGGGGAGCCGATGCCGTCGAAACCGACGACCAGGTCCCAGCGGCCGGCGGAGCCGTCGGACAGGGTGACGTCCACGCCCTCGCCGTCGTCCGCGAGTTCGGCGATGGTGGCGCCGAAGCGGATCGTGGCCCCGGCCGCCGTGGCGGCGGCGCCGAGCACCTGGGCCAGTGCAGGGCGGGGTATGCCGTTGTTGGAGGGCGCGTCGCCCATCCGGGGCTGCGGAATCGCTGCCAGGGTGTTCCCTGCCGGGTCCGCGATGGTCAGGACCTCCCACTCGAAGCCCGCCTTGAGGCAGTCGTCGAGCACCCCGATCTCCCGCATGACGTGGAGAGCGTTGGACGGCTGGATGATGCCGACGCCGAGGGCGTCGAGCTCGTCACGGAGCTCGGCGACCTCGACGGTGTGGCCGCGCCGGGCCAGGGCGGTGGCGAGCGTCAGCCCGCCGATGCCGCCGCCGTGGATCAGGACGCGCAGGGGTGTTGCCATATCGGATCTCTCCAGAGAGGGAACAGCGGGAAGGCTTAAGGGAATTCGTACGGGGAGGATGCGTCAGCCGGCCGCGACGGGCAGGCTCATCAGGTGCTCCACCAGGGCCAGCAGCACGTCCCGGCCGAACGGCCGGTCGCGCACATCACCGACCAGCAGGGGGACATGGGGGTCGAGGTCGAGCGCCGCCCTGACCTCGTCCGCCGTACGGGTGTTGTGGCCGTGGAAGCAGTTGATCGCCACCACGAACGGGATGTCCCGGCTCTCGAAGAAGTCGATCGAGGCGAAACTGGTCTCCAGCCGCCGGGTGTCGGCGATCACGACGCCACCGAGTGCGCCGTTGACCAGGTCGTTCCACATGAACCAGAAACGCTCCTGGCCCGGTGTGCCGAAGAGGTAGACGACCAGCTCGGGACTGACCGTGATCCGGCCGAAGTCCAGCGCCACGGTGGTCGTGTCCTTGTGGCCGACACCGGCCAGGTCGTCGACGCCGATGCTGGCCTTGGTCAGGAACTCCTCGGTGCGCAGGGGCGCGACCTCGCTGACGGCGCCCACCAGGGTGGTCTTGCCGACGCCGAAGCCACCGGCGATAAGGATCTTGACGGCGGCGGGGGCCGCCTGACTGCTTGTCATTTTTACTCAGAGTCTCCGGAGTCCGTCGCGAACAGCGGCCAGCACGCCCATGTCCGCACCGCCGGCCACCCGTGCCACCGAGAGCGGTGCGCGGGCGAGCAGCAGGCCATGGGACACCAGGTCCGCCAGCAGGATCTTGGTCACCGAGACCGGGAGGTTGAGGTCCGCGGAGACCTCGGCGACCGCCGCGGGACGCAGGCAGCGCTCCAGGATCATCCGGTGCTCCGGCTGGAGCCGGCCGGGCCGGGCCGCTGCGCCGTGTTCGTCACGCGGGTCGTGTGCGGTCGTCAGCACGGTGATGAGGGTGAAGTCGTCCCGCTCGGGGGCGGTCCGGCCACGGGTGATGGTGTACGGGCGCACCATGGTGCCCGCACCGTCCTCCTCCGTCTCCTCGTCCTCCCAGTGTGGGGTCACGCGTGCGGCCCGTCCCCGCCGCCGAAGGCGTTGAAGTCACTGCGCACCGGGGTGCTGAGCTTCTGGCCGACCTGCTGGACGAGGTTGTGCATGGCCAGCGACATGATCTCGGCGTCCACCTCCTGGGAGGCGACGACGGCCAGGTGCGTGCCCTGGGCGGCCGAGATGATGAAGAGCCACAGGTCCGACAGCTCGACGATCACCTGGTGCACGGCGCCGCCGTTGAAGAGCTGGCCGACACCACGGGCCAGGCTCTGCTGGCCGGTGCAGATGGCGGCCAGCCGCTCCGCGTCGGCGCGTTCCACGGTGCGTGAATGGCTCACGACCAGGCCGTCGTCGGAGAGCAGCACGGCGTTCAGGGTCTCGGCCACCGAGTCCACCAGGCCGTCGAGCAGCCAGTCGAGATCCTGGTGGGTGGCGGTTGTGCGTGTCATGGCCGTTCTTCTCTCGTGGGGAGGTGGGTGGGCGGGTCCGGCTCCGTCGGCGACTCATCGGTCGCACGGGCGGCGCGGGACCGGCGCTGGAAGGCTCCGATCGCGGCTCCGGCCCTGCGGGGGGCCGGACGGAGCAGAGGGTTCTCGTCCCAGCTCGGTGGCTTCGGTGCGGCGGGCCTGGCCGCGGGGTCGAGCCGGAGCTCGTCCGCGAGGCTGGCCTGTCGTACCCGGCGCGGCAGCGGTGGTTCCGCGGCCGGTGAGGCGGGCAGCGCCGGCCGGCCCGACCCTCCGCCGGGAAGGATGGCCTCCGGCGCGGGCGGAGCCGCATGGTCGGGCTCGGCCACCGGCAGTTGCGCGGGGTGCCCGGCGGCCGGTTGCGGCTGCCGGGCACCGGGGACCGGGAATCCGTTCGGGTCCGTGGCGACGCCCGCCGGATACGGTCCCGTGTGAGGCGGTTGCGGAGTCATGTACGGCTTCTCCGGCGTCGGATACGGCTGGTGCGGAACGGGGTACTGGCCCTCGGCCTTCATGTACGGCTGTTCGGCCGGGGTGTACGGATCCTCGTGGGAGCTGCCGTACGGGGACACCGGCCCTGTCGAGGTGTAGGGAGACACCGGACCGGTGGAACCGTACGGAGACGTTCCGGGGGCGGTGTCGGCGGAAGCGTACGGGGACGTTCCGGGTGTGGTGCCGGTGTACGGCGTGTACGGGTGCTCGTGGTCGCCGAAGGGGTTGTCGGCGGGCGCGGGCTGCGGCTGCTGCCCCTCCCGGTCGGGGAAGGGTTCGGCCGCCACGGTGTAGGGGGCCGCGGTGGCGTCGAAGGGTGCGCCGGACGCGTGCAGTGCGGTGACCCCGGCCAGCGCCTGGCCGCGGCCGCGGCTGGGCAGCGCCTCGCCGTCGCCGGTCGTGGCCGGCATCGGGGGCGCGACGGGCGCGGGGGCCTCGACGGCCTCGGGGGACGGCACACCCACCGGACCGGTGGGCGGCTCGGGGACCGTGAGCGCGTCGGGGACGAGCACGACGACCCGGGTGCCGCCGAAGGCCGAGGAGCGGAACTCCACCCGCAGGCCGTGCTGGTCGGCGAGGCGTGCGATCACGTACAGGCCCAGACGGATGTCGTCGGAGTGGGCCAGCACGTCCATCCTGGGCGGACGGCTCATCAGCTCGTTGGCCTCGGCCAGCTGTTGCTCGTCCATGCCGAGCCCGCGGTCCTCGACCTCGATGGCCAGACCCCGGCTCACCCGGGCCGCCCTGACCTCGACGGGGCTCGGCGGCTTGGAGAAGCTGAGGGCGTTCTCGATCAGCTCGGCGAGCACATGGGAGACCGGCCCGACGGCCCGCTCCGTGAGCCACGGGGCGCCGTCCAGATCCAGCACCACGCGCCGGTAGTCCTGCACCTCGCCCTGGGCGGAACGCATGACGTCCAGCAGCGGAACGGGCTTGCGCCAGCGCCGGTGCGGGGAGCCGCCGGCGAGGATCACCAGGTTCTCCTCGTAGCGCCGGAGCCGGGCGGTGAGGTGGTCGAGGTCGAAGAGGCCGTCCAGCACCTCGGGGTCCTCGTGCTTGCGCTCCAGCTCGTCCAGTTTCTTCAGCTGCTGGCCGATCAACTGCTGGGTGCGGCGTGCGATGCGCTGCAGCAGCCGCTCGAAGCCGCGGTGCTGGTCGGCCTGTTTGACGGCCGCCTGCACGGCACTGGTGCGGGCCAGGTTGAGGGCGTTGCCGAGCTGCGTCAGCTCGTCGGACTTGCTGTCCTTGCCGTCGGGCGCGATGGCACGGGCCTCGGCCTCGACATCGATGCGTTCGCCCTTGGCGAGCCGGTCGACCACATCGGGCAGCGTCTTCTCCAGCTCCTCGGCCCGCTCCTGCAGCCTGCCGATCCGGCGGCGCAGATTACGGGTGAGGCGCCAGGTGATCCAGATGACCGCGATGACCGCGACGAGGCCGACCACCGTGGTCAGGACGACCCTGGTCAGCAGGGAGATGACGCTGTCCTTGCCGTTCTCGACCACCATGGCGGTGCGATGCTCCATCAGCTCCACCAGCTGGGGGGTGAGCTGGTCCATCGCGCCGCGCCAGGTCTTCTCCTGGGCGCCGAGGCTGATGAATCCGGCACTGTCCGGATCGGTGGGCCGCAGTACCTGGGTCTCGACCTCGGTCTTGGTCTTCCAGGCGGGACTGCTGGAGATCTCGTCCCACATCGCCTTCTCGTCCGGCGGAAGGTAGGGGGCGACCATGGTGGAGTACTGGAACGACTGGCCGGCGACAGCCTGCCGGACCTGCTGGAGGTCTTCCGTTCTCAACTTGCCCTTCGGCCAGCCACGTGCGAGCAAGGCGTCCGAGC
It contains:
- a CDS encoding acyl-CoA dehydrogenase family protein; this encodes MTAFALDPSQTAWCEELRTLAEQRLRPLAEKGEPGHVNRPLVAALGELGLLERLLDSGALDLCLLRESLARGCTEAETALALQGLGTYPVIQAGTPAHRERWLPEVRAGRAVAAFALSEPGAGSDAAALALDAAHTPDGWRLTGEKCWISNAPEADFYTVFARTTHGAGARGVTAFLVPADRPGLTGSSLDMLSPHPIGALAFDGVPVTHDDVLGEPDRGFRVAMNTLNLFRPSVGAFAVGMARAALDATVVHTEERTAFGGPLRELQAVAHQVAEMATRTEAARLLVYAAAAAYDAGEPGVPRRAAMAKLFATETAQYVVDTAVQLHGARALRRGHLLEHLYREVRAPRIYEGASEVQRTIIAKELYANREPSA
- a CDS encoding RidA family protein — protein: MSPIHRINPAELSPPAGFSHAVTATGSQLVFLAGQTALDQRGDIIGSTLPEQFATALTNLLTALRAAGGAPADLARVTVYATDVADYRANAAELGRIWRRLAGRDYPAMAVIGAARLWDEQALVEIDGVAVLP
- a CDS encoding FAD-dependent monooxygenase, whose protein sequence is MATPLRVLIHGGGIGGLTLATALARRGHTVEVAELRDELDALGVGIIQPSNALHVMREIGVLDDCLKAGFEWEVLTIADPAGNTLAAIPQPRMGDAPSNNGIPRPALAQVLGAAATAAGATIRFGATIAELADDGEGVDVTLSDGSAGRWDLVVGFDGIGSPLRTRLYGDRYAPQYTGFANWRVSMPRQEQVRGVVMSTAGQDAKALLTPITDELMYLGSVFAEAEDFRPDPEKAHEQLKERLPMFSGPVAEALATVTGPEDIVYSRISQVTVEEPWHVGRVVLAGDAAHASTPHIAQGAAMAVEDALVLAESLDAEPDVATALDVWENRRRPRAMWVQAMSRAVLKQETGGETTPEEDELLKVGIPGAAHVLVQPY
- a CDS encoding GTP-binding protein — translated: MTSSQAAPAAVKILIAGGFGVGKTTLVGAVSEVAPLRTEEFLTKASIGVDDLAGVGHKDTTTVALDFGRITVSPELVVYLFGTPGQERFWFMWNDLVNGALGGVVIADTRRLETSFASIDFFESRDIPFVVAINCFHGHNTRTADEVRAALDLDPHVPLLVGDVRDRPFGRDVLLALVEHLMSLPVAAG
- a CDS encoding DUF742 domain-containing protein, yielding MTPHWEDEETEEDGAGTMVRPYTITRGRTAPERDDFTLITVLTTAHDPRDEHGAAARPGRLQPEHRMILERCLRPAAVAEVSADLNLPVSVTKILLADLVSHGLLLARAPLSVARVAGGADMGVLAAVRDGLRRL
- a CDS encoding roadblock/LC7 domain-containing protein, whose translation is MTRTTATHQDLDWLLDGLVDSVAETLNAVLLSDDGLVVSHSRTVERADAERLAAICTGQQSLARGVGQLFNGGAVHQVIVELSDLWLFIISAAQGTHLAVVASQEVDAEIMSLAMHNLVQQVGQKLSTPVRSDFNAFGGGDGPHA
- a CDS encoding nitrate- and nitrite sensing domain-containing protein gives rise to the protein MSLRTALLVLAIVPGVALAALWAVTSGQTLLDFQSQAAQGQLAQKAGQPSNIVYYNLQEERRLSAEALARHGGATDALRKQRELTDEAISSFQTLSGVTADDAPGEVLDAVAQARQAINQLPSQRSLVDEGDNDQQKAVYGYYTDLIAVDLKLFTALSHVDNGKITTLSQPLVDLFWAKEMISRSDALLARGWPKGKLRTEDLQQVRQAVAGQSFQYSTMVAPYLPPDEKAMWDEISSSPAWKTKTEVETQVLRPTDPDSAGFISLGAQEKTWRGAMDQLTPQLVELMEHRTAMVVENGKDSVISLLTRVVLTTVVGLVAVIAVIWITWRLTRNLRRRIGRLQERAEELEKTLPDVVDRLAKGERIDVEAEARAIAPDGKDSKSDELTQLGNALNLARTSAVQAAVKQADQHRGFERLLQRIARRTQQLIGQQLKKLDELERKHEDPEVLDGLFDLDHLTARLRRYEENLVILAGGSPHRRWRKPVPLLDVMRSAQGEVQDYRRVVLDLDGAPWLTERAVGPVSHVLAELIENALSFSKPPSPVEVRAARVSRGLAIEVEDRGLGMDEQQLAEANELMSRPPRMDVLAHSDDIRLGLYVIARLADQHGLRVEFRSSAFGGTRVVVLVPDALTVPEPPTGPVGVPSPEAVEAPAPVAPPMPATTGDGEALPSRGRGQALAGVTALHASGAPFDATAAPYTVAAEPFPDREGQQPQPAPADNPFGDHEHPYTPYTGTTPGTSPYASADTAPGTSPYGSTGPVSPYTSTGPVSPYGSSHEDPYTPAEQPYMKAEGQYPVPHQPYPTPEKPYMTPQPPHTGPYPAGVATDPNGFPVPGARQPQPAAGHPAQLPVAEPDHAAPPAPEAILPGGGSGRPALPASPAAEPPLPRRVRQASLADELRLDPAARPAAPKPPSWDENPLLRPAPRRAGAAIGAFQRRSRAARATDESPTEPDPPTHLPTREERP